A DNA window from Shewanella baltica contains the following coding sequences:
- a CDS encoding M13 family metallopeptidase, with product MSDRLIPALLLSTSVLTGLTACSDNTTENTVKTSESAPKSQDVAAQMPVGINVAAMSPTVKPGDDFYTYANGEWMKTTMIPADRSSTGAFLVAFEATEKHKTSLIAELVKAQHAAGSDEARIADFYKAYTDTAAIDAAGMKPAEADIARYEAIASKQDLSAVLGENLRADVDPLNATDFHTENLFGIFVTQGLATPGEVLPYFLQGGLGLPEREYYLSADPKMADIRSAYRAYIETLLKDAGVSDAAARADRIFALESKIAAAHASREDSEDFAKSSGVWSRADFDAKAPGIDWTAFLAAAQLGNQPKFAAYHATAITGLSALVASEPLEAWKDWLVFHQINSHADVLPTTIDNASFAFNGTKLSGTPEQRGRDKRALAALDQYLGDAVGHAYAEQYFPASAKAEVSTMVDNIVAAFGQRVEKLDWMDPSTKKEALAKVATMAVGVGYPDKWRNYDSYAVTATNAYANAINGEKVEYSHQLAKIGKPMDKGEWWMTPQVVNAVNLPVQNALNFPAGILQPPFFDAKADAAYNYGAIGAVIGHEISHSFDNNGAAFDSTGAMRNWWTPADFAQFAKQGDALAGQFDTYAPFPDLHVNGKLTLGENIADVAGLAAALDAYHASLKGKEAPVIEGFTGDQRFFIGFAQTWATKMRDEALRARVATDGHAPGMYRALTVRNLDAWYSAFDVKPGDKLYLAPEDRVKIW from the coding sequence ATGTCGGACCGTCTTATTCCCGCGCTGTTACTGTCTACTTCAGTACTGACGGGGCTAACTGCTTGCAGTGATAACACCACAGAAAACACCGTTAAAACCAGCGAAAGCGCACCTAAAAGCCAAGACGTTGCCGCTCAAATGCCGGTAGGTATTAATGTGGCGGCTATGTCGCCAACGGTAAAACCGGGGGATGATTTTTATACCTACGCCAATGGCGAATGGATGAAAACGACGATGATCCCTGCCGATCGCTCCAGCACTGGCGCTTTCCTCGTTGCTTTTGAAGCGACCGAAAAGCATAAAACCAGTTTGATTGCCGAACTGGTGAAAGCGCAGCATGCTGCGGGTAGCGACGAAGCGCGTATCGCCGATTTTTACAAGGCTTACACAGATACTGCCGCCATTGATGCCGCTGGAATGAAACCTGCCGAGGCGGATATCGCCCGTTATGAGGCCATTGCGAGCAAGCAAGATTTATCCGCAGTATTAGGTGAAAACCTGCGCGCCGATGTTGACCCTCTCAACGCGACCGATTTCCATACCGAAAACCTGTTTGGGATCTTCGTAACTCAAGGTTTAGCCACGCCGGGCGAAGTTTTGCCTTACTTTTTGCAGGGCGGTTTAGGCTTACCTGAGCGCGAATATTACCTGTCTGCCGATCCTAAAATGGCCGACATTCGCAGCGCTTACCGTGCTTATATTGAAACCTTGCTCAAAGATGCGGGCGTGAGCGATGCCGCTGCCCGTGCCGATCGTATTTTTGCCCTTGAGAGCAAGATAGCTGCCGCCCACGCTAGCCGTGAAGATAGTGAAGATTTCGCTAAATCTTCGGGCGTGTGGAGCCGTGCTGACTTTGATGCTAAAGCACCGGGCATCGATTGGACTGCCTTCCTCGCGGCGGCACAATTGGGCAATCAGCCAAAATTTGCAGCTTACCATGCGACGGCGATTACGGGACTTTCTGCGCTGGTGGCCTCTGAGCCTTTAGAAGCCTGGAAAGATTGGCTCGTGTTCCACCAGATCAACAGTCACGCCGATGTGTTGCCAACGACCATAGACAATGCTTCGTTTGCCTTTAACGGCACTAAGCTTTCTGGTACGCCAGAACAGCGCGGCCGCGATAAACGTGCTTTAGCGGCACTCGATCAATACCTAGGTGATGCCGTAGGCCATGCCTATGCCGAGCAATATTTCCCTGCTTCGGCCAAGGCTGAAGTCAGCACTATGGTGGATAACATAGTGGCTGCTTTTGGTCAGCGAGTGGAAAAACTCGATTGGATGGACCCTTCCACTAAGAAAGAAGCCTTAGCGAAAGTGGCGACTATGGCAGTGGGCGTGGGTTATCCCGACAAATGGCGCAACTACGACAGCTATGCTGTGACGGCGACCAATGCCTACGCGAATGCCATCAATGGTGAAAAAGTAGAGTACAGCCATCAACTCGCCAAGATTGGCAAACCAATGGATAAAGGCGAGTGGTGGATGACGCCGCAAGTGGTGAATGCGGTGAACCTGCCCGTGCAAAATGCGCTTAACTTCCCTGCGGGTATTTTACAGCCACCATTCTTCGATGCTAAGGCCGATGCCGCCTACAACTATGGTGCGATTGGTGCTGTGATTGGCCATGAAATCAGCCATAGCTTTGATAACAATGGTGCGGCATTTGACTCGACTGGCGCTATGCGTAACTGGTGGACGCCAGCTGACTTTGCTCAATTTGCTAAGCAAGGTGATGCGTTAGCAGGGCAGTTTGATACCTATGCACCTTTCCCTGATTTACACGTGAATGGCAAGCTGACCTTAGGTGAAAACATTGCCGATGTGGCGGGTTTAGCCGCGGCACTTGATGCGTACCATGCCTCGCTTAAGGGTAAAGAAGCCCCAGTGATTGAAGGCTTTACGGGCGATCAACGCTTCTTTATCGGCTTTGCGCAAACCTGGGCCACTAAGATGCGTGATGAAGCGCTGCGGGCTCGGGTGGCAACCGATGGCCATGCACCCGGCATGTACCGCGCGCTGACAGTGCGTAACTTAGATGCTTGGTATAGCGCATTCGATGTTAAGCCTGGCGACAAGCTGTATTTAGCGCCAGAAGATCGCGTTAAGATCTGGTAA
- a CDS encoding fatty acid cis/trans isomerase — protein MDAIKRIWKRLLLATVLLATGCASVAQIDFNALFGTSSPQKRVENAQLNNQFVQQAEFVHKEVEPILNSRCVVCHACYDAPCQLKMTSSEGIERGASKEKVYQGTRLVAATPNRLFVDAFTPEAWRQRGFYPMLNERNQTPEANTQASVLARMLTLKQMHPLPEDKILDKRFDFSLDSVQQCASLEEMDKYEQSQPFAGMPYGLPALNANEHQVLMHWLEQGAPLPFAPSLAPEFITEITHWEQFLNGDSLKSQLSARYIYEHLFAFHLYFESLNQPNAQPLFFELVRSRTPPGQALDIIASRRPFDDPKVERVYYRFRPYRATIVDKTHIPYALNTGLLHDWQQWFIDADYSVTQLPSYQPSIAANPFEAFIQIPAGARYRFMLNRAQDTIMGFIKGPVCRGQVALNVINDRFWVYFVTPDYMDDTDFRTFYHSQIENLRMPAEEESTALAVTWVKYAAKQGKYMRARNQFLNEKFKNGQHLTIDGLWDGDDNNDNASLTVFRHFDNATVVKGLVGEPPKTAWIIDYALLERIHYLLVAGFDVYGNYGHQLLTRLYMDFLRMEGESNFLTLLPQEERRKQFSDWYQGAGTQLTAFIAGDINTFNQPTGVLYYSDDLKGELYQKLGQKVAKVQPNRYQIENSHLQANSKALLQALGRLKGTQATLLPELTMIMVEPEKAGKAEVFTFVRNSAHRNISSLFNEASNREPAKDDVTLVHGLLGSYPEAFWLVKEQDLPKIVAAVEQMQTEKDYEALLDVAGVRRSDPTFWAFSDKLNQIFFDNHPIESGWLDYNRLQNR, from the coding sequence ATGGATGCGATAAAAAGAATATGGAAAAGGTTGTTATTGGCCACAGTGCTGTTGGCGACGGGTTGTGCCAGTGTAGCGCAAATCGATTTCAATGCTCTGTTTGGCACTAGCTCACCTCAAAAGCGCGTCGAGAATGCACAGCTTAACAACCAATTTGTTCAACAGGCCGAATTTGTGCACAAAGAAGTTGAACCAATCCTCAATAGCCGCTGCGTGGTGTGCCATGCCTGCTACGATGCTCCCTGCCAGCTCAAAATGACCTCAAGCGAAGGCATAGAACGCGGAGCGAGTAAGGAAAAAGTCTATCAAGGCACACGTTTAGTCGCCGCCACGCCCAATCGCTTATTTGTCGATGCCTTTACCCCAGAAGCTTGGCGTCAACGCGGGTTTTACCCCATGTTAAACGAGCGCAATCAAACTCCAGAAGCCAATACCCAAGCCTCGGTATTGGCCAGAATGCTTACGCTTAAGCAAATGCATCCCCTGCCTGAAGATAAGATTTTAGATAAGCGTTTTGATTTCAGCCTCGACAGTGTTCAGCAATGCGCCAGCCTAGAGGAAATGGACAAATACGAGCAAAGCCAACCGTTTGCGGGTATGCCCTATGGCTTGCCAGCGCTGAATGCGAATGAACATCAAGTGTTGATGCACTGGCTCGAACAAGGTGCGCCATTGCCATTCGCACCATCGCTAGCCCCTGAATTTATAACGGAAATCACCCATTGGGAGCAATTCTTAAACGGTGACAGTTTAAAAAGCCAATTAAGCGCACGCTACATCTACGAGCATTTGTTTGCCTTTCACTTATATTTTGAATCTTTAAATCAGCCAAACGCCCAGCCTCTGTTTTTCGAGTTAGTTCGTTCGAGGACGCCGCCGGGGCAAGCGCTGGATATTATCGCCTCCCGCCGCCCCTTCGACGATCCTAAGGTGGAACGTGTCTATTACCGTTTTCGACCTTATCGGGCGACCATAGTCGATAAAACTCATATCCCCTATGCCTTAAATACCGGCTTGCTGCACGACTGGCAGCAATGGTTTATCGATGCGGATTACTCAGTGACTCAGCTGCCGAGCTACCAGCCGAGCATTGCGGCCAATCCCTTCGAAGCCTTTATTCAAATTCCTGCCGGTGCGCGCTATCGCTTTATGCTGAACCGCGCCCAAGACACCATTATGGGCTTTATCAAAGGCCCAGTGTGCCGTGGTCAGGTGGCGCTCAATGTGATTAACGACAGATTCTGGGTGTACTTTGTTACCCCAGATTATATGGACGACACGGATTTTAGGACCTTCTACCATTCCCAGATTGAAAACCTACGAATGCCAGCGGAGGAAGAAAGCACTGCACTCGCCGTAACTTGGGTGAAATATGCCGCCAAGCAAGGCAAGTACATGCGGGCGCGTAATCAGTTCTTGAATGAGAAGTTTAAAAACGGCCAACACCTCACTATCGACGGGCTCTGGGATGGTGACGACAACAATGATAATGCTAGCCTGACAGTGTTTCGCCACTTCGATAATGCCACAGTGGTCAAAGGTTTAGTTGGTGAGCCGCCCAAAACCGCTTGGATTATCGATTACGCCTTATTGGAGCGTATCCACTATTTGCTAGTCGCAGGTTTCGATGTGTATGGTAACTACGGCCACCAGCTATTAACTCGCTTATACATGGATTTTTTACGCATGGAAGGGGAATCAAATTTCCTGACCCTGTTACCGCAGGAGGAAAGGCGCAAACAATTTAGTGATTGGTATCAAGGGGCTGGTACTCAGCTCACGGCGTTTATCGCGGGGGATATCAACACCTTTAATCAGCCCACGGGCGTGCTCTACTATAGCGATGACCTCAAGGGCGAGCTGTATCAAAAACTCGGGCAGAAGGTCGCTAAGGTACAGCCGAATAGATATCAAATAGAAAACAGTCACTTGCAAGCCAACAGCAAGGCACTGTTGCAGGCATTAGGTCGATTAAAAGGCACCCAAGCGACCCTGTTACCAGAGCTGACGATGATCATGGTCGAGCCCGAAAAAGCGGGTAAAGCTGAGGTCTTTACCTTCGTTCGCAATAGTGCCCATCGTAATATTTCGAGCCTGTTTAATGAGGCCAGCAACCGCGAACCCGCAAAGGATGATGTCACCTTAGTGCATGGTTTATTAGGTAGTTACCCAGAAGCCTTCTGGCTGGTGAAAGAACAAGATTTACCTAAAATAGTGGCGGCGGTAGAGCAAATGCAAACCGAGAAAGACTATGAGGCACTGCTCGATGTTGCGGGTGTACGCCGTAGCGATCCCACCTTTTGGGCCTTTAGTGACAAACTCAATCAGATCTTTTTCGACAATCACCCGATAGAAAGTGGTTGGCTGGATTATAACCGCCTGCAAAATCGTTAA
- a CDS encoding flavin reductase family protein: MTADNRYFYEPSKGHGLAHDPLNAIVGPRPIGWISSRNAEGQRNLAPYSFFNCFNYKPPIIGFASTGWKDSVANIVETGEFVWNLTTRGLAEKMNQTSAMLPRGQDEFSFAGLTAKAGTIVKADLVAESPVNFECKLSQCIQLTAANGDKIDTWLVLGEVVAVHIANHLLNAEGIYQTALAEPVLRAGGPSAYYGISEDLRFDLHRPQV; this comes from the coding sequence ATGACCGCTGATAACCGCTATTTTTACGAACCGAGCAAAGGCCATGGTCTTGCACACGATCCTTTAAATGCAATTGTGGGTCCTCGACCGATCGGCTGGATTTCATCACGGAATGCCGAGGGGCAACGCAATCTCGCCCCTTACAGCTTTTTCAATTGTTTCAACTACAAACCGCCCATCATCGGCTTTGCCAGCACAGGTTGGAAAGACAGTGTGGCCAATATCGTCGAAACAGGGGAGTTTGTGTGGAACCTCACCACTCGCGGCTTAGCCGAGAAAATGAATCAAACCTCCGCCATGCTGCCACGCGGTCAAGATGAGTTTAGCTTTGCCGGACTCACGGCTAAAGCAGGCACGATTGTTAAGGCCGATTTAGTGGCTGAAAGCCCAGTGAATTTTGAATGTAAGTTGTCCCAATGTATCCAGTTAACCGCCGCCAATGGCGACAAGATTGATACTTGGTTAGTGTTAGGAGAAGTGGTGGCCGTGCATATTGCCAATCATTTACTCAATGCCGAGGGGATTTATCAAACTGCACTTGCCGAGCCCGTATTACGTGCCGGCGGCCCATCGGCCTATTATGGGATCTCAGAAGATCTGCGTTTCGATTTACATAGACCACAAGTGTAG
- a CDS encoding FRG domain-containing protein has translation MRYPAFEEINYETANELWEALSPTKSFFKEPYKLIYRGQADAEWGLIPSLLRNKTSNPLLKFMGRPSRADELVFTEVRLLEEFASYCDNVGIRIPNDSMKFRTDVLNSQVQDKYYIRPELWPNPELVELMALAQHHGVPTRLLDWTRQPYVAVYFAVSSAMANHKNWNLDTKLTIWVLNTELVNLYKNVNIVQVPGSTSHHVSAQSGLFTVHPHSGYRNEEFEVEGLEHGFSSLPNSPLLKLTLSVDEALNLYYLCLKAGINGATIYPSADGAGKAVQDSINSWTIDKMDKNRKEVGTQH, from the coding sequence ATGAGGTATCCAGCATTTGAGGAAATTAATTACGAGACTGCAAATGAGCTTTGGGAAGCTTTAAGCCCAACTAAGTCTTTCTTCAAAGAACCTTATAAACTTATATATCGTGGGCAAGCTGATGCTGAGTGGGGTTTGATTCCATCGTTGTTACGAAATAAAACGTCAAATCCACTTTTGAAGTTTATGGGACGACCAAGTAGGGCTGACGAGCTAGTGTTTACTGAGGTTCGTTTGCTCGAGGAGTTTGCAAGTTATTGTGACAATGTTGGTATTCGCATCCCTAATGATTCTATGAAGTTCCGTACAGATGTCTTGAATTCTCAAGTTCAGGACAAATACTATATTCGACCTGAACTCTGGCCGAATCCAGAACTTGTTGAATTAATGGCCTTAGCACAGCACCATGGAGTGCCTACTCGGTTACTTGATTGGACGAGGCAGCCATATGTGGCTGTATATTTTGCAGTTTCTAGTGCTATGGCTAACCACAAAAACTGGAACCTTGACACTAAACTTACTATTTGGGTTTTAAATACAGAGCTAGTTAACTTATACAAAAATGTAAATATTGTTCAAGTGCCAGGTAGTACGTCACATCATGTATCAGCTCAGTCTGGCCTATTTACAGTTCATCCGCATTCTGGCTATCGAAACGAGGAATTTGAAGTCGAAGGCCTTGAGCATGGGTTTTCTTCATTGCCAAACTCACCATTATTAAAGTTGACACTTTCTGTCGACGAAGCTCTTAATTTGTATTACCTCTGTTTAAAAGCAGGAATTAACGGTGCAACAATCTACCCTAGTGCTGATGGTGCAGGTAAAGCAGTACAGGATTCAATAAACTCATGGACAATCGATAAGATGGATAAGAACAGAAAAGAAGTGGGCACTCAGCATTAA
- the fre gene encoding NAD(P)H-flavin reductase, which yields MKTIRCKIEKVSPFNDAVYQVLLRPETAFDFQAGQYLCVVMGEKDKRPFSIASAPNAELIELHIGAAVSESYPMQVVERMKACAIDGSTIDIEAPGGEAHLRHESQRPRLLIAGGTGFSYIKSIVEHQIAIGQQVKTTLYWGCRTQDAMYFEAIARQWHDAHPWLNFVPVIEEAPANWQGKTANLLAQIKQDFVSLNGYDIYIAGRFDMVGAAREIFREIGVEEAHLYGDAFAFIK from the coding sequence ATGAAAACCATACGTTGTAAGATAGAGAAAGTTAGCCCGTTTAACGATGCCGTATATCAAGTATTGTTAAGGCCAGAAACCGCCTTCGATTTCCAAGCGGGGCAATACTTATGTGTTGTCATGGGTGAAAAAGATAAACGTCCCTTCTCTATCGCATCAGCGCCAAACGCCGAGCTGATCGAATTACACATTGGCGCCGCTGTCAGTGAAAGCTACCCAATGCAAGTGGTCGAGCGCATGAAAGCCTGCGCCATTGATGGCAGCACTATCGATATCGAAGCCCCAGGCGGCGAAGCCCATCTGCGCCACGAAAGCCAACGCCCTCGCCTATTAATCGCCGGCGGCACTGGTTTCTCTTACATTAAGAGTATCGTAGAGCACCAAATCGCCATTGGCCAACAGGTTAAAACCACCCTGTATTGGGGTTGTCGCACCCAAGATGCCATGTATTTTGAAGCCATCGCCCGCCAATGGCACGATGCCCACCCTTGGTTGAACTTCGTCCCAGTGATCGAAGAAGCCCCAGCTAATTGGCAAGGTAAAACCGCCAATCTGTTAGCGCAAATCAAACAAGACTTTGTCAGCTTAAATGGCTACGACATCTACATCGCCGGCCGTTTCGACATGGTGGGTGCAGCACGGGAAATCTTCCGTGAGATTGGTGTAGAAGAAGCGCATCTCTACGGTGATGCGTTCGCGTTTATCAAATAA
- the ubiD gene encoding 4-hydroxy-3-polyprenylbenzoate decarboxylase has protein sequence MSFKDLRSFIDHLEANGELKRISYPVDPHLEMTEIADRVLRAKGPALLFENPKDHHMPVLVNLFGTPKRVAMALGKDDPLALREVGELLAFLKEPEPPRGFKDAIAKIPMFKQALNMPPKTVRNPPCQQVIKTGDEVDLTQLPIQHCWPGDVAPLVTWGLTITKGPRKSRQNLGIYRQQLLGKNKLIMRWLSHRGGALDFADFKQQFPGERYPVVVALGADPVTILGAVTPVPDSMSEYAFAGLLRGERTEVCKALSCDLEVPATSEIILEGYIDPEELAEEGPYGDHTGYYNETDKFPVFTVTHITHRKDAIYHSTYTGRPPDEPAMLGVALNEVFVPILRKQYPEIVDFYLPPEGCSYRMAVISIRKQYPGHAKRVMMGAWSFLRQFMYTKFIVIVDEDVNCRDWQDVIWAITTRMDPKRDTVMIENTPIDYLDFASPVAGLGSKMGLDATNKWEGETNREWGTPIVMDPKVKQKIDSIWDELGIDDSPTL, from the coding sequence ATGAGTTTTAAGGATTTACGCAGCTTTATTGATCATCTGGAAGCCAATGGCGAACTCAAACGCATTAGCTACCCAGTTGATCCTCATTTAGAAATGACAGAGATCGCCGATCGCGTATTACGCGCTAAGGGCCCTGCGCTATTATTTGAAAATCCCAAAGATCATCACATGCCCGTGTTGGTAAACCTGTTCGGTACGCCAAAACGTGTGGCCATGGCGCTCGGTAAAGACGATCCCTTAGCGTTGCGAGAAGTGGGCGAACTGTTAGCCTTTTTAAAAGAACCCGAACCACCACGGGGCTTTAAAGACGCGATCGCTAAGATCCCTATGTTCAAGCAAGCCTTGAATATGCCGCCAAAGACAGTGCGCAATCCCCCTTGCCAACAAGTGATCAAAACCGGCGATGAAGTCGATTTGACCCAATTACCTATTCAGCATTGCTGGCCGGGCGATGTCGCACCACTGGTGACATGGGGCTTAACCATCACCAAAGGCCCGCGCAAGAGTCGCCAGAATTTAGGTATTTATCGCCAACAATTACTGGGTAAAAACAAGCTGATCATGCGTTGGTTATCCCACCGTGGCGGCGCGTTAGACTTTGCTGATTTTAAACAACAATTCCCCGGTGAGCGTTATCCTGTTGTCGTCGCACTCGGCGCCGATCCTGTGACCATTTTAGGTGCCGTCACCCCAGTCCCCGATTCCATGAGCGAATACGCTTTTGCCGGTTTACTGCGCGGTGAACGTACCGAAGTCTGCAAGGCATTAAGCTGTGACTTAGAAGTGCCCGCCACCAGTGAAATCATCCTCGAAGGTTATATCGATCCTGAGGAACTGGCGGAAGAAGGCCCCTACGGCGATCACACGGGTTACTACAACGAAACCGATAAGTTTCCAGTATTTACCGTTACCCACATCACTCACCGTAAAGATGCCATCTACCACAGCACTTACACTGGCCGTCCACCGGATGAGCCCGCCATGCTGGGAGTTGCATTAAACGAAGTGTTTGTGCCGATTTTGCGTAAGCAATATCCTGAGATCGTTGATTTTTATCTGCCGCCTGAGGGTTGTTCGTACCGCATGGCAGTGATCTCTATTCGTAAACAATATCCGGGACACGCCAAACGGGTGATGATGGGCGCTTGGTCTTTCCTGCGCCAATTTATGTACACCAAGTTTATTGTCATCGTCGATGAAGATGTGAACTGCCGTGACTGGCAGGATGTGATCTGGGCGATCACCACCCGCATGGACCCAAAACGCGATACTGTGATGATCGAAAACACCCCGATCGACTACCTCGATTTTGCCTCACCCGTCGCGGGCTTAGGCTCAAAAATGGGACTCGATGCCACCAATAAGTGGGAAGGCGAAACCAACCGCGAATGGGGCACGCCAATCGTGATGGATCCAAAAGTAAAACAAAAGATCGACTCAATCTGGGATGAGTTAGGCATAGACGACAGCCCAACCCTATAA
- a CDS encoding MFS transporter: protein MDIAQNQAAQNKAKGASTLWVLLALALGTFALGTTEFASMTLVPYIASDLGVEVAHVSYAISAYALGVVIGSPIIMVLAVRVRRRTLLIALAALMAVANGLSALAPSLNWLIFFRFLSGLPHGAYFGVAMLLAASLVPPEMKARAVSRVIIGLTLATIIGVPFATWMGQTVGWRSGIGIVAILATITAVMVYFLAPDQAVAADASPRKELQTLKNREVWLTLGIAAIGFGGIFCVYTYLAETLIQVTQVEPFKIPIMMAVFGIGATLGTLVCGWAADKSALAAAFWSLVLSTVVLAIYPSLTGHYWALMPVVFFVGCGLGLATIVQARLMDVAPDGQAMTGALVQCAFNLANAIGPWVGSLVILSGQGIAATGYAASLLSLGGLVMWWLTHRESRRAVSLNTANCAD, encoded by the coding sequence TTGGACATTGCTCAAAATCAGGCAGCTCAAAATAAGGCTAAGGGAGCCAGTACTCTGTGGGTGTTGCTCGCCTTAGCGCTCGGGACGTTTGCCTTAGGTACCACAGAGTTTGCCTCCATGACTTTAGTACCTTACATCGCTAGCGATTTAGGGGTGGAAGTTGCCCATGTGAGTTATGCCATTAGTGCCTATGCGTTGGGAGTCGTGATCGGCTCACCGATAATTATGGTGCTGGCGGTTAGGGTCAGGCGGCGCACACTATTGATTGCTCTAGCTGCCTTAATGGCGGTGGCCAATGGCTTAAGTGCGTTAGCGCCATCATTGAATTGGCTAATCTTTTTCCGTTTTCTCAGCGGCTTGCCCCACGGTGCCTATTTTGGTGTGGCTATGTTGCTCGCGGCCTCTTTAGTGCCGCCAGAAATGAAGGCTCGCGCCGTATCGCGGGTGATTATTGGCCTTACACTGGCGACGATTATCGGTGTGCCGTTTGCGACTTGGATGGGGCAAACCGTGGGCTGGCGCTCGGGCATTGGCATAGTGGCGATTTTGGCGACTATTACCGCTGTGATGGTGTATTTTTTAGCGCCTGATCAGGCCGTGGCCGCTGATGCGAGTCCCAGAAAAGAGCTACAAACCCTGAAGAATCGTGAAGTCTGGTTGACGCTTGGCATCGCTGCGATTGGCTTTGGCGGTATCTTTTGCGTGTATACCTATCTGGCTGAAACCTTAATCCAAGTGACGCAAGTCGAGCCGTTTAAGATCCCGATCATGATGGCGGTATTTGGTATTGGCGCAACACTGGGCACGCTAGTGTGTGGCTGGGCGGCGGATAAGTCGGCCTTAGCGGCGGCGTTTTGGTCGTTAGTGTTAAGCACTGTGGTATTAGCGATTTACCCGAGTTTGACCGGACATTATTGGGCGCTGATGCCCGTAGTATTCTTTGTCGGTTGTGGCTTGGGACTTGCCACCATAGTGCAAGCAAGATTGATGGATGTGGCGCCCGATGGGCAGGCCATGACAGGTGCGTTAGTGCAATGCGCCTTTAATCTTGCCAATGCAATTGGCCCTTGGGTGGGTAGTTTAGTGATCCTTTCTGGACAAGGGATTGCCGCGACAGGTTATGCGGCGTCTTTGTTGTCATTAGGAGGACTTGTGATGTGGTGGTTGACCCACAGGGAGAGTCGCCGCGCGGTAAGCTTAAACACAGCTAACTGCGCTGACTAG
- a CDS encoding SDR family NAD(P)-dependent oxidoreductase produces MILITGASSGLGAALASLYAKENEPLTLTGRNAERLQTVANALTPFSNKPIAAITADLASESSLEALFDGLTQAPKTVIHCAGSGYFGAIETQGASDIHSLLNNNVTSTILLVRELVKRYKDQAVTVVVVMSTAALAAKAGESTYCAAKWAVRGFIESVRLELKQSPMKLIAVYPGGMDTGFWPSSGKALDTTSFMSADEAAGMLKQALIATQHGYIADITIQRA; encoded by the coding sequence ATGATATTAATTACCGGCGCCAGCAGTGGTTTAGGCGCGGCGCTAGCATCGCTCTACGCCAAAGAAAATGAACCGCTAACACTTACGGGCCGCAATGCCGAGCGTCTACAAACCGTCGCCAATGCATTAACGCCCTTCTCCAACAAGCCTATCGCCGCGATCACCGCCGATCTCGCCAGTGAATCGAGTCTCGAAGCCCTGTTCGATGGCCTAACGCAAGCCCCTAAAACCGTGATCCACTGTGCGGGCAGCGGCTACTTTGGTGCGATTGAAACCCAAGGGGCGAGCGATATCCACAGCCTGCTCAATAACAATGTCACCTCGACGATTTTGTTAGTGCGCGAGCTAGTGAAACGCTATAAAGATCAAGCGGTCACTGTGGTTGTAGTCATGTCCACCGCAGCACTGGCCGCCAAAGCGGGAGAGTCCACTTACTGCGCGGCAAAATGGGCGGTACGAGGATTTATCGAGTCGGTGCGATTAGAGCTTAAACAAAGCCCAATGAAGTTGATTGCCGTGTATCCCGGCGGCATGGACACAGGCTTTTGGCCAAGTAGCGGTAAAGCATTAGATACCACCAGCTTTATGTCCGCCGATGAAGCGGCTGGCATGCTCAAGCAAGCATTAATCGCCACCCAGCACGGTTATATCGCCGATATCACCATACAAAGAGCCTAG
- the accB gene encoding acetyl-CoA carboxylase biotin carboxyl carrier protein: MAMDLRKIKKLIELVQESDIAELAITEGEESIRITRYSPMPANVQSSQTPATARVAPLNAQAKQTGISPSMEGFVQVSPMVGTFYAAAELDDVPLVKVGQRVSQGEVVCIIEAMRMMNPIQAERDGVISAIWAKDGDEVAFDQPLFTLI; the protein is encoded by the coding sequence ATGGCAATGGATCTTCGTAAAATTAAAAAACTCATTGAGTTAGTACAAGAATCTGACATAGCAGAACTGGCGATCACCGAAGGTGAAGAATCAATTCGCATCACTCGCTACAGCCCTATGCCAGCCAATGTGCAGTCATCGCAAACGCCAGCCACAGCACGCGTGGCACCTTTGAATGCACAGGCAAAGCAAACAGGCATTTCGCCAAGTATGGAAGGTTTTGTACAAGTCTCGCCTATGGTCGGTACTTTTTACGCGGCGGCAGAACTCGATGATGTGCCACTGGTTAAAGTCGGTCAACGAGTGAGCCAAGGTGAAGTTGTCTGCATTATCGAAGCGATGAGAATGATGAATCCCATCCAAGCCGAGCGCGATGGCGTGATCAGCGCTATTTGGGCCAAAGACGGCGATGAAGTGGCATTCGATCAACCGCTATTTACCTTAATCTAA